The DNA sequence TTCGTTTCTACCTAAAATTGGTCCCGCAAATCCTTCTATATCTGAAAAATCCTCCCAAACAAATAAGCTACCATTTTTATACTTTAATATTTTTTTACCCACCATAAAATATGCTGTGTTTTCCATACCAAATACCTTTGTTTCTTCATTACTTTCATATATATCAGTTATTTTATTATTTGCAAATTTGTAAATATTTTGGTGACCATTTGAAGGATTGTAACTACTTATAAAAAAACATTTTTCATTAGAATCATAAGTCATAGATGAAAAAATGGTATTTATTTCTCCAAAATCCACATATTCCCAATCATTATTTGTAATATTATTTTTTAGCAAAATAGCCTTGCTTTTACTTCTTTTGGGACTTTCGAGATAAGCACCAAAGGAATAAAATTCTGAAATACTGTTTCCAGAAAATCCATTTAAAGCTAGTTGCTCACCTTCTATTGCATAATTTCCCAAGAGTTCCCAGTTTGAACCATTGTATTTTATTATTTTTCCAAGTCCAGTACATATCCAAATATTCTTAGAATCAAAACCATAAATTGACCACGCATCTAGTAGTGAAAATTCAATATCAATATTTTCCCATTTTATTCCATTGAAATGAAACAATCTATATTGATTTGAAGAACTTCTGCCAGCCGTCATCCAGATATTATTTGGATCTGTTCCCCAAATACCATATGCAGAAGTAAATTCTCCATATGGAACTTTTAAAGTATCAATTTCCCACACATAATCCCTTCTTCCTGGTTCTATTTTAGGTTCTGTTGGTCCGTCATCGCAAGAGTTTACGTAAAAAATACTAATTGCAAATAATGTTATTAATGTAAATGTCATAAATCTTACTTTTGTGGATTTCATAAATTTTTCTTTTAAGTTTTTAATAAAGTATTTAAATTCAAACTTTTTTAAATGCGACATCAATATATGAAAAAAAAAAAATACATTTCAAGTTAAATAATTGTAAAATCATTTAAGTAATTGTAAATATTTAATAATTTGATATTGTTAAAGAATGATAAAGATGCAGTCTTTTAAAAGATGCCATCTTTTTTTTGTCATTTTTTTGCAGTATTTGAACGATAGGTGACATCAAACATATCTAAAAATCTACAAAAATTTCTAAATGCAAATAATTTGCAATTAGAAATATTTTAACTACTTTTACTTATGGAAAATTTAATTTCAATTTTAAAAGAAAACGGCGCTAAACTTACTTCCCCAAGAAAAATAATTCTTGAAAAATTAAGCAAAACTGATCGCCCGTTAACTTTAAGGGAAATTTACGAAGAATGCAGTACAATAGATTTTGCAAGTGTTTTTAGAACTCTAAAATTATTCTGTGAAATTGGAATTGTAGAAGAAATAAATTTTGCTGATAATAAAACTCGATTTGAATTAAAAAACAAAAAACATCATCATCACGTAATTTGTTCTGAGTGCGGTGAAATTAAAGAATTGCCGCTTTGTTTACTTACGGAAATTGAAAAAATCACAGATTATAAAATCATAAAACACAGTTTTGAATTCTTGGGGATTTGTCCAAAATGCAAAAATTAAAATTACTTATATATTTTATTATGATAATTTCTGCAATAAATTGTTCTGAAAAAAAATCACAATTGCCGGAAGAAATAAAAATTGCAGTTACGCTTCCGCCGTTTGCAGATTTTGTAAAAAATATTGTTGCAGATCGTGCTGAAATAATTATTCTTGTTCCGCCGGGAACAAATGCACATTCGTATGAACCAACTCCGGGCAATATAAAAAATCTTCTGAATTCAAATATTTATTTTAGAGTTGGAAAGTCTTTCAAGTTGGAAGAAATAATTTTCAGTAAAGTTAAAATTGATACTTCAATTACTCAAACAATTGATTGCAGCAAAGGAATTGAAATTATAAATAACGATCCGCATTATTGGCTTTCACCAAAATTGGTAAAATCAATTACTGAAACAATGTTAGAAGTTTTGGTTGAAAAATATCCTCATCACAAAAATTTCTTCACAAATAATACAAATAGATTTTTGCATAAATTAGATTCAATTGATGCAAATATTTCTACAATGCTTTCGAATAAAAAAGAAAGATCATTTTTGGTTTATCATCCGGCGTGGACATATTTAGCACAACATTATAATCTTCAACAATTTGCAGTTGAGCAAGATGGCAAATCACCAAAAGCTGATGAACTAAAGGAATTTATTGATCTTGCAGTTGAAAAAAATGCAAATACAATTTTCTTTGATCCGCATTTTGATAATGCTTCTGTTACAACAATTGCAAATTCCTTAAATATTAAAATTGAATCACTTGATCCTCTTCCGGTAAATTATTTAGAAAATTTATCTCAAATCGGTAAAAAATTTGAAATGAGTTTAAAATGAGTTTAGCAATTGAATTACAAAACGTAACAGCCGGTTACAAGCAAAATTTACCAATAATTGTTGATGTAAATTTACAAGTTGAAGAAAAAGAATTCCTCGGAATTATTGGTCCAAACGGCGGCGGGAAAACAACTCTTTTAAAAGTTATACTTGGATTGATCAATCCCACAAAGGGCAAAGTGTTGGTTGATGGAAAATTAAATAATTCGGATTACCAAATTGGTTACGTTCCGCAATATTCTAACTTTGATAAAACTTATCCAATTTCCGTAAAAGATGTAGTTTCAATGGGAATTAAGAAAAGTGATAATTTTCAACTTGTTGAATCTGCGTTAACAAAAGTAAATTTGCTAAATAAAATAAATGTTCAAATCGGACATCTTTCCGGCGGCGAACAGCAGCGTGTTTTAATTGCGCGAGCTTTAGCTACAAATCCAAAAATACTTCTGCTTGATGAACCAACCGCAAGCATTGATACACAAACCGGAAATAATATTTACGAATTGCTTACAGAACTTAATAAGGAAAAAACAATAATTTTAGTTTCGCATGATATTGGAGCAATTTCCCGCGCAGTAAAGAAAATTGCATGTATGAATAAAAAATTGGTTTATCATAATTCTAAAGAAGTTACAAAAGAAATGCTGGAAGAAACTTATCAATGTCCGGTAGATTTAATTGCACACGGAGTTCCGCACAGAGTTTTTGATCATCACCATTAAAGGATTTTATGTTTGAAATTTTTCAATATGAATTTATGCAAAATGCAATACTGGCAAGCGTTTTAGCAAGTATCGCATGTGGAATTATAGGAACGTATATTGTGATAAAAAGATTAGTTTTTTTAAGCGGAGGAATTTCTCATTCTGCTTACGGAGGAATTGGTTTAGGTTATTTATTATCGTTCAATCCAATTTACGGCGCAGTTTTTTCATCATTACTTGGAGCTGTTTTTGTTTCCGTAATGAGAAAAAATAAATTGGAAAATGAAGATACATTAATCGGAATTATTTGGGCTTTCGGAATGGCACTTGGAGTTTTATTTATCGGACTTGCGCCCGGTTACGCTCCGGATTTGATGAGTTATTTATTCGGAAATATTTTAACTGTTTCTTCAAGTGAATTAATACTTATGGGAATTGCTGATTTAATAATTATGGTTGTTGTTTCAATTTTCTTTAAGCAATTTCAAGCAATAACATTTGATGAAGAATATTCCAAAACAATTGGGCTTAATGTTGATTTCTATTACTTGCTTCTATTCGTATTAATTGCATTAACTTTAGTTTTGCTAATTAAATTAGTAGGAATAATTTTAGTAGTTGCACTTTTAACAATTCCCGCCGCAATAAGTAAAATGATTGCAAAATCTCTAAAATCCATGATGATTTTATCAATAATATTCGGACTTGTTTTCACAATCTTTGGTTTATTGATTTCGTATTATTTAAATTTACCTTCAGGTTCGGCAATAATAATTTTATCCGTGATTGGATATTTTATTGTTTTTATAACTAACAAAATTTTGAATAACTAAATTAAAAGAAAAATTAATGATCACTTGGGATGTTAATCCGGAAATTATTGCTTTTGGACCAATTCATATAAGATGGTACGGTTTATTATTTGCTGCATCTTTTTTAATTGGGTTTCAGATAATGACAAAAATTTTCGAAAAAGATAAAAGAAGTTCAAAAGATTTAAATGATTTACTTTGGTATGTGTTAATTGGTACCGTTGTTGGAGCAAGGCTTGGACACTGTTTGTTTTACAATCCGGAATATTATTTAACACATCCTTTAGAAATTTTTATGACTTGGAAAGGCGGCTTAGCAAGTCACGG is a window from the Ignavibacteriota bacterium genome containing:
- a CDS encoding metal ABC transporter permease, translating into MFEIFQYEFMQNAILASVLASIACGIIGTYIVIKRLVFLSGGISHSAYGGIGLGYLLSFNPIYGAVFSSLLGAVFVSVMRKNKLENEDTLIGIIWAFGMALGVLFIGLAPGYAPDLMSYLFGNILTVSSSELILMGIADLIIMVVVSIFFKQFQAITFDEEYSKTIGLNVDFYYLLLFVLIALTLVLLIKLVGIILVVALLTIPAAISKMIAKSLKSMMILSIIFGLVFTIFGLLISYYLNLPSGSAIIILSVIGYFIVFITNKILNN
- a CDS encoding zinc ABC transporter substrate-binding protein; amino-acid sequence: MQKLKLLIYFIMIISAINCSEKKSQLPEEIKIAVTLPPFADFVKNIVADRAEIIILVPPGTNAHSYEPTPGNIKNLLNSNIYFRVGKSFKLEEIIFSKVKIDTSITQTIDCSKGIEIINNDPHYWLSPKLVKSITETMLEVLVEKYPHHKNFFTNNTNRFLHKLDSIDANISTMLSNKKERSFLVYHPAWTYLAQHYNLQQFAVEQDGKSPKADELKEFIDLAVEKNANTIFFDPHFDNASVTTIANSLNIKIESLDPLPVNYLENLSQIGKKFEMSLK
- a CDS encoding transcriptional repressor; the protein is MENLISILKENGAKLTSPRKIILEKLSKTDRPLTLREIYEECSTIDFASVFRTLKLFCEIGIVEEINFADNKTRFELKNKKHHHHVICSECGEIKELPLCLLTEIEKITDYKIIKHSFEFLGICPKCKN
- a CDS encoding ABC transporter ATP-binding protein — translated: MSLAIELQNVTAGYKQNLPIIVDVNLQVEEKEFLGIIGPNGGGKTTLLKVILGLINPTKGKVLVDGKLNNSDYQIGYVPQYSNFDKTYPISVKDVVSMGIKKSDNFQLVESALTKVNLLNKINVQIGHLSGGEQQRVLIARALATNPKILLLDEPTASIDTQTGNNIYELLTELNKEKTIILVSHDIGAISRAVKKIACMNKKLVYHNSKEVTKEMLEETYQCPVDLIAHGVPHRVFDHHH